One stretch of Chloroflexota bacterium DNA includes these proteins:
- a CDS encoding glycine cleavage T C-terminal barrel domain-containing protein — MRSSPGQFLLDGASLAYEPGDTVAIAVVRAGAHPGQGGTLCLAGDCGNCAAEVDGIAYVRTCLTPAHDGVAVQRHPASGPPRWHEDPRDVETHVAHDETDVAIIGGGEAGRAAAAQAERDGRRVVVLDGGAGDEVVAVYAGPTVIVRRAGGTFHLRSREVVVATGTAEIQPVGPGSQLAGLLTARAARRMHEAGVDLGVAVAIGPLPNGVPCTPLRGEIVRLLGEERVTGVVTADGDGAEVTTPCDTVILDLGRSPRDILARMADELTVTVVGSAAASYPLPAPPTEGVVCPCVGTTVDDLEGVWARGFQELELVKRASLVGTGTCQGSVCLPHVRSWIAARTGEAPGPFTARPASRQITLGEAAADVHLDAFRRTPLHDEHIALGAQMDRFGGWWRPWTYGDHLAEYRAVREAVSLGDVSTLGKFIVAGPDAVEFLQRLYPTDVSTIRPGRSRYALLLNERGHVIDDGMICRETYDRFVLTFTTGGAGNAEMWMRDWIETWGLRVLLLDRTMSLAAINVTGPRALELLARVGLADPPRFLQHTRIELAGMPCHVMRLSFTGEASFEIHHPINRSADLWRGLMAVGEDLGIKPHGLQALFALRLEKGHVIIGMDTELDTTPRRLGMEWAVNLDKPEFLGRDALARTAGLPDERRLVGLTMDGTAPTEGSPIWSDGDIVGHVTSSFTSPILGQAVMLGWLKRAPFPTQVEIDGRPAVVTRPPFYDPEGLRARA; from the coding sequence GTGCGGTCCTCGCCCGGCCAGTTTCTGCTTGACGGCGCCTCACTGGCGTATGAGCCGGGTGACACGGTGGCCATCGCCGTGGTTCGAGCCGGCGCCCATCCGGGCCAGGGCGGGACCCTATGCCTGGCCGGCGATTGCGGCAACTGCGCGGCGGAAGTCGACGGGATCGCTTATGTCAGAACCTGCCTGACCCCCGCCCATGACGGCGTGGCGGTCCAGCGCCATCCGGCCAGCGGTCCGCCGCGGTGGCACGAGGATCCACGGGACGTCGAGACCCACGTGGCCCACGACGAGACCGATGTCGCGATTATCGGTGGCGGCGAGGCAGGACGGGCCGCCGCGGCACAGGCCGAGCGCGACGGGCGCCGGGTCGTGGTCCTGGACGGCGGAGCCGGGGACGAGGTGGTCGCCGTCTACGCAGGCCCCACCGTGATCGTGCGCCGCGCCGGCGGCACGTTCCATCTCCGATCCCGCGAGGTGGTGGTGGCGACCGGGACGGCCGAGATTCAGCCGGTGGGACCGGGGAGCCAGCTGGCCGGCCTGCTGACGGCGCGAGCGGCACGGCGAATGCATGAAGCTGGCGTCGACCTGGGCGTGGCGGTGGCCATCGGTCCACTCCCCAACGGCGTGCCATGCACTCCGCTCCGCGGCGAAATCGTCCGGCTCCTGGGCGAGGAGCGCGTGACCGGCGTGGTGACCGCCGACGGAGACGGCGCCGAGGTGACGACCCCGTGCGACACCGTCATCCTGGACCTGGGTCGCAGCCCGCGGGACATCCTGGCCCGCATGGCCGACGAGCTCACGGTGACTGTGGTCGGATCGGCTGCGGCGAGTTATCCGTTACCGGCACCGCCGACCGAGGGCGTGGTGTGTCCCTGTGTCGGGACCACCGTCGATGACCTCGAGGGCGTCTGGGCCCGCGGATTCCAGGAGCTGGAGCTGGTGAAGCGGGCAAGCCTGGTCGGCACCGGGACCTGTCAGGGGAGCGTGTGTTTGCCCCACGTTCGTTCCTGGATCGCCGCGCGCACGGGAGAAGCGCCGGGACCGTTCACCGCCCGCCCGGCATCGCGCCAGATCACGCTCGGCGAAGCCGCCGCGGACGTTCACCTTGACGCGTTCCGGCGCACCCCACTCCACGACGAACACATCGCGCTGGGAGCGCAGATGGATCGATTCGGCGGCTGGTGGCGGCCGTGGACCTACGGCGACCATCTGGCGGAGTACCGGGCAGTTCGCGAGGCCGTCTCGCTCGGGGACGTCTCAACCCTCGGCAAGTTCATCGTCGCCGGTCCCGATGCGGTCGAGTTCCTCCAGCGCCTTTATCCCACCGACGTCAGCACCATCCGCCCCGGCCGCAGCCGATACGCCTTGCTCCTGAACGAGCGGGGCCACGTCATCGACGACGGGATGATCTGCCGCGAGACCTACGACCGGTTCGTGCTCACCTTCACCACCGGGGGCGCCGGCAACGCCGAGATGTGGATGCGCGACTGGATCGAGACCTGGGGCCTGCGGGTCCTCCTCCTTGACCGCACCATGTCGCTGGCCGCCATCAACGTCACCGGTCCGCGGGCCTTGGAGTTGCTGGCCCGGGTCGGGCTCGCCGATCCGCCGCGGTTCCTCCAGCACACGCGCATCGAGCTGGCCGGGATGCCGTGCCACGTCATGCGCCTGAGCTTCACCGGCGAGGCGTCCTTCGAAATCCATCACCCGATCAATCGATCCGCGGACCTGTGGCGGGGCCTCATGGCAGTTGGCGAGGACCTGGGGATCAAGCCGCACGGCCTCCAGGCGCTGTTCGCTCTGCGGCTGGAGAAGGGGCACGTGATCATCGGCATGGACACGGAGCTCGACACCACCCCTCGCCGGCTGGGGATGGAGTGGGCGGTGAACTTGGACAAGCCCGAGTTCCTCGGCCGCGACGCCCTGGCCCGCACGGCCGGACTCCCCGATGAGCGTCGACTGGTGGGGCTCACCATGGACGGCACCGCTCCCACGGAGGGCAGCCCGATCTGGTCGGATGGCGACATCGTTGGGCACGTCACGTCGAGCTTCACCTCACCGATCCTTGGCCAGGCGGTGATGCTCGGCTGGCTGAAGCGCGCTCCATTCCCAACGCAGGTCGAGATCGACGGGCGTCCGGCCGTCGTGACCCGGCCCCCGTTCTATGACCCGGAGGGACTTCGTGCGCGCGCCTGA
- a CDS encoding FAD-dependent oxidoreductase, with protein MNEFVETLLDLPWHEPKDSYDVVIIGGGGHGLATAYYLATRHGITDVAVVEASYIGSGNTGRNTTIIRANYGIAESVRFYQHSLELYRSLEEETGCWIMHSTKGLLWLAHTESGLRAERARSLLNQACGAETVMVTPEEAKRICPQLDLSGGGRYPVLGASYHPGAATARHDRVVWAYAQGAMRRGVDILQHTPVTGLLRDGGRVVGVQTEGGPITAGIVMSAVGGRVTTIAAMADVRLPIRTHPLQALVTNAYAQGLGPIVSDSELLCYVSQTARGQMLMGAEFDSQPSYSMASSFEFLQSVATKVTSILPFLRDLRVLRQWTGICDISPDYSPIMGATGVEGLLVTTGWGTWGFKAIPAGGEAMAELIATSQTPSLIASFGLDRFARDHAMADQGSAGTR; from the coding sequence ATGAACGAGTTCGTCGAGACCCTGCTCGACCTGCCCTGGCACGAGCCGAAGGATTCGTACGACGTCGTGATCATAGGCGGCGGCGGCCATGGCCTGGCGACCGCCTACTACCTCGCCACCCGGCACGGCATCACCGACGTAGCCGTCGTCGAGGCCAGCTACATCGGTTCAGGCAACACCGGGCGCAACACGACCATCATCCGGGCCAACTACGGCATCGCCGAGTCGGTCCGCTTCTACCAGCACAGCCTGGAGTTGTATCGGTCGTTGGAGGAGGAGACCGGGTGCTGGATCATGCATTCCACCAAGGGGCTGCTGTGGCTGGCGCATACGGAATCGGGGCTGCGCGCCGAGCGCGCTCGCTCCCTCCTGAACCAGGCATGCGGTGCCGAAACCGTGATGGTTACGCCCGAGGAGGCGAAGCGGATCTGCCCGCAGCTCGACCTGTCGGGCGGCGGCCGCTATCCGGTCCTGGGCGCCTCGTACCATCCCGGCGCGGCGACCGCCCGCCACGACCGGGTGGTGTGGGCCTATGCCCAGGGCGCCATGCGCCGCGGGGTGGACATCCTGCAGCACACGCCGGTGACTGGTCTTCTGCGCGACGGCGGGCGGGTGGTTGGGGTCCAAACTGAGGGCGGACCGATCACCGCCGGGATCGTGATGAGCGCGGTCGGTGGGCGCGTCACGACCATCGCGGCCATGGCCGACGTCCGGCTCCCCATCCGAACCCATCCGCTGCAGGCCCTGGTCACCAACGCATATGCCCAGGGCTTGGGTCCGATCGTGAGCGACTCGGAACTGCTGTGCTACGTCTCGCAGACGGCCCGCGGCCAGATGCTGATGGGCGCCGAGTTCGACTCCCAGCCCAGTTACTCGATGGCGTCCTCGTTCGAGTTCCTGCAGAGCGTGGCCACGAAGGTGACCTCCATCCTCCCGTTCCTGCGCGACCTGCGCGTCCTGCGCCAGTGGACCGGGATCTGCGACATCTCGCCCGATTACTCGCCGATCATGGGCGCCACCGGCGTCGAGGGATTGCTCGTCACCACCGGCTGGGGGACGTGGGGCTTCAAGGCCATTCCGGCAGGCGGCGAGGCCATGGCCGAGCTCATCGCCACGAGCCAAACGCCGTCGCTGATTGCATCATTCGGCCTGGACCGATTCGCGCGGGACCATGCCATGGCCGACCAGGGATCGGCGGGGACCCGCTGA
- a CDS encoding sarcosine oxidase subunit delta, whose translation MLWIICPTCGERPIPEFRFGGELPHVPDRITDDAERNLDWVWMHDNVDGVTTERWFHAAGCRRWLTLRRDTSTDRVVA comes from the coding sequence ATGCTGTGGATCATTTGTCCCACCTGCGGAGAGCGCCCGATCCCGGAGTTCCGGTTCGGCGGCGAGCTCCCGCACGTGCCCGATCGCATCACGGATGACGCGGAACGGAACCTCGACTGGGTCTGGATGCACGACAACGTGGACGGCGTCACCACCGAGCGCTGGTTCCACGCGGCGGGCTGCCGCCGATGGCTGACGCTCCGTCGGGATACGAGCACCGACCGGGTCGTAGCCTGA
- a CDS encoding metal-dependent hydrolase — translation MSRLRITRLGHGGILYRSPGDNWVWVDRWTGAPTYPDAYRTPERVDVVAPTHGHFDHVGNDAADVVELAAGGATVLCSHEMSIYLASRGVEAIGMNKGGTVEAAGIGFTMVRADHTGGITVTGAGPEATREVGCWGWVIRFEDGTHVYHSGDTDVFGDMALVRERWTPTIAVLPIGGHYTMGPADAARAVSLIGARTVIPVHYATFPILAGTPAELAEATDAEVVALEPGETWEA, via the coding sequence GTGTCGCGCCTGCGGATCACCCGGCTCGGACACGGGGGCATCCTGTATCGGTCGCCCGGCGACAATTGGGTGTGGGTTGACCGATGGACTGGCGCGCCCACATATCCCGACGCCTACCGGACCCCGGAGCGGGTGGACGTGGTGGCGCCCACGCATGGCCACTTCGACCACGTCGGCAACGACGCGGCCGATGTCGTGGAGCTGGCCGCCGGGGGCGCGACGGTGTTGTGCTCGCACGAGATGAGCATCTACCTCGCATCGCGCGGGGTTGAGGCCATCGGCATGAACAAGGGCGGCACGGTCGAGGCGGCGGGGATCGGCTTCACCATGGTCCGCGCCGATCACACCGGTGGCATAACCGTCACCGGGGCCGGTCCGGAAGCAACCCGCGAGGTCGGCTGCTGGGGGTGGGTCATCCGCTTCGAGGACGGGACCCATGTCTACCACTCGGGCGACACCGATGTCTTTGGCGACATGGCCCTCGTCCGCGAGCGGTGGACCCCGACGATCGCGGTGCTACCGATCGGCGGCCACTACACGATGGGGCCGGCCGACGCCGCGCGGGCGGTGTCCCTGATCGGGGCGCGGACCGTCATCCCGGTCCACTACGCCACCTTCCCGATCCTGGCCGGCACCCCGGCCGAGCTGGCCGAGGCGACCGACGCCGAAGTCGTGGCGCTCGAACCCGGGGAGACCTGGGAGGCCTGA
- a CDS encoding SRPBCC family protein gives MATELLRRDFTVEAPLASAWHAFADVAAWPRWAPHIRHVNVVPPGLIGPASTGSLSFRPIGRSRFQISRYDEGAGWEWVGNVLWLRIRYDHRFAADGDRTQMTWTVSEDGGRRSVLGRTFAWFYARLVDRAIPRFQAQLARAKRGG, from the coding sequence GTGGCCACCGAGCTGCTGCGCCGCGATTTCACGGTCGAGGCGCCCCTCGCCAGCGCGTGGCATGCATTTGCCGATGTCGCCGCTTGGCCACGCTGGGCACCGCATATCCGGCACGTGAACGTGGTCCCGCCCGGACTGATCGGCCCAGCCAGCACGGGCAGTCTTTCCTTCCGACCCATCGGCCGGAGCCGCTTCCAGATCTCGCGGTACGACGAAGGCGCCGGGTGGGAGTGGGTCGGCAACGTGCTGTGGCTGAGGATCCGGTACGACCACCGATTCGCGGCAGACGGGGACCGGACGCAGATGACCTGGACTGTTTCCGAGGATGGCGGCAGACGCTCCGTGCTGGGTCGGACCTTCGCCTGGTTCTACGCCCGGCTGGTGGACCGGGCGATCCCCCGATTCCAGGCACAGCTCGCGCGCGCCAAACGAGGAGGGTGA
- a CDS encoding MBL fold metallo-hydrolase, with translation MTDEVVVERGSTAGDPEHAVRIEVGAFGPWETNAYLIWDGRSDNALVIDPGMGAAAALTARAADIGLNIHLIANSHGHIDHIFDNAALKRASGAPLGIHPDDAYRLSGENIYGLEVEASVAEQELREGDRLEIGALQFRVLHTPGHTEGSVCLYEADRGLLLGGDVLFRGSFGRTDLPGGNDDQMVASLTRLLHDIPPDVRILPGHGPETTILREAHWMERVAQSGRLIPG, from the coding sequence ATGACCGACGAGGTCGTCGTCGAGCGCGGCAGCACGGCGGGCGATCCCGAGCACGCGGTCAGGATCGAGGTCGGCGCCTTCGGGCCGTGGGAGACGAACGCGTACCTGATCTGGGACGGACGTTCGGACAATGCGCTGGTGATCGACCCGGGAATGGGCGCCGCCGCCGCGCTTACGGCGCGAGCGGCGGACATCGGTCTGAACATCCACCTCATTGCCAACAGCCATGGGCACATCGACCACATCTTTGACAACGCAGCCCTGAAACGAGCGAGCGGCGCGCCGCTGGGCATCCATCCCGACGATGCGTATCGGCTCAGCGGAGAGAACATCTACGGCCTAGAGGTCGAAGCCAGCGTCGCCGAGCAGGAGCTCCGCGAAGGAGACCGCCTGGAAATCGGTGCCCTCCAATTCCGCGTGCTGCACACACCCGGCCATACCGAAGGCTCGGTCTGCCTCTACGAGGCCGATCGCGGCCTGCTGTTGGGGGGCGACGTCCTGTTTCGCGGCTCCTTCGGCCGGACCGATCTGCCGGGCGGGAACGATGATCAGATGGTCGCCTCGCTCACAAGACTCCTGCACGACATTCCGCCCGATGTCCGCATCCTGCCGGGCCACGGCCCGGAGACAACGATCCTCCGGGAGGCCCACTGGATGGAGCGCGTGGCCCAATCCGGTCGACTCATCCCTGGCTGA
- the lipB gene encoding lipoyl(octanoyl) transferase LipB codes for MVQLRDISRPPAEELEPVRRRSAAVDDNRPLLLGHGGELTVEWLGRVPYRPTWDLQNELADRRRRREIGDRVLLLEHDPVYTIGRGGDERNLLATTERLAALGAELVRIDRGGDITFHGPGQLVAYPIVELLDPLDLRRYVRTLEEAIIATAADFGVGATRIEGLPGVWVKGVRKLAAVGVRVKRGVTTHGLALNVSTDLAWFDEMIPCGLRDIEVTSLARERGEPPAMAEVAEGLADHLAEVFGLRR; via the coding sequence ATGGTCCAGTTGCGCGACATCAGCCGTCCACCGGCGGAGGAGTTGGAGCCGGTCCGCCGCCGATCAGCGGCAGTCGACGACAATCGGCCGTTGCTGCTGGGTCACGGCGGGGAGCTGACCGTCGAGTGGTTGGGCCGCGTCCCGTACCGGCCCACCTGGGACCTGCAGAATGAGCTGGCCGATCGGCGCCGCCGGCGCGAGATCGGTGACCGCGTCCTGCTGCTCGAGCACGACCCGGTCTACACCATCGGCCGCGGCGGCGACGAACGGAACCTCCTGGCCACAACGGAGCGTTTGGCGGCGCTGGGCGCGGAGCTGGTCCGCATCGACCGGGGCGGGGACATCACGTTCCATGGACCCGGGCAGCTGGTGGCCTACCCCATCGTCGAGCTGCTCGACCCGCTCGACCTCCGGCGCTACGTGCGGACCCTGGAGGAGGCGATCATCGCCACCGCGGCCGACTTCGGCGTGGGCGCCACTCGCATCGAAGGACTGCCCGGAGTCTGGGTGAAGGGTGTTCGAAAGCTTGCCGCCGTCGGGGTGCGCGTGAAGCGCGGAGTCACGACCCATGGCCTGGCCCTCAACGTCAGCACCGACCTGGCGTGGTTCGACGAGATGATCCCGTGCGGCCTGCGCGACATTGAAGTCACCTCGCTGGCCCGTGAACGGGGCGAGCCTCCCGCCATGGCGGAGGTCGCGGAGGGGCTCGCCGATCACCTCGCCGAGGTATTCGGCCTGCGCCGATGA
- a CDS encoding DinB family protein: MRKHVEIFAGRLAITHRQLLDAAETCTDDDLSWRAGPTSPPIAFHLWHTGRWADRWAETVGGAPQRWVREGLTAKWGFPAAQGQGDTGMLLPDDEAAALPFPRRDQLTTYLRGAFNDLEQAVGALDDETILVLGDDLLGKRAPLADSLTRHLAHVNRHLGMVEALRGLRGGHGTATV, encoded by the coding sequence ATGCGGAAGCACGTCGAAATCTTCGCGGGACGGCTTGCGATCACGCATCGCCAGCTCCTCGACGCCGCAGAGACGTGCACCGATGACGACCTTTCATGGCGTGCCGGCCCCACCTCACCACCGATCGCGTTCCACCTGTGGCACACCGGCCGATGGGCCGATCGCTGGGCGGAAACCGTCGGCGGCGCCCCGCAACGGTGGGTGCGCGAGGGGCTGACGGCCAAGTGGGGCTTCCCGGCGGCGCAGGGCCAGGGCGACACCGGGATGCTGCTGCCTGACGACGAGGCCGCAGCGCTTCCGTTCCCAAGGCGTGATCAGCTGACAACGTACCTGCGAGGAGCCTTCAACGACCTCGAGCAAGCGGTTGGAGCGCTCGACGACGAGACAATCCTGGTGCTCGGCGACGACCTTCTCGGCAAGCGGGCCCCGCTGGCGGACTCGTTGACCCGACACCTCGCGCACGTCAACCGCCACCTGGGGATGGTCGAGGCCTTGCGCGGGCTCCGGGGCGGCCACGGCACGGCGACGGTCTGA
- the lipA gene encoding lipoyl synthase, translating into MSRDFSELGELSVLGQPAGHAGPSAVMYPGGPDLDGGLPGPGEALPENAGPGGRRPEWLKVRLGAGETYAGLRRLLRDEALHTVCEEARCPNQGECWTLGTATFMVLGSVCTRNCGFCAIETGRPPETDLDEPRRVAEAARRMGLRHAVITMVARDDLPDGGAGIVAETVRQTRLASPGTSIEVLISDLNGREADIRTVVEAQPEILNHNVETVPRLQRPVRRRAKWDRSVGVLTTGRQLAADIGHQMTTKTGLMVGLGETWDEVTQAMGLLHEARIDVLTIGQYLRPSRSHLPLVKYYTPAEFMALRRIGLDMGFAHVQSGPLVRSSYHAAEQVPGGDLAAAV; encoded by the coding sequence ATGTCTCGCGATTTCTCGGAACTGGGCGAGCTGTCGGTCCTGGGCCAGCCCGCCGGTCACGCCGGCCCGTCGGCGGTCATGTACCCCGGTGGCCCAGACCTGGACGGCGGCCTCCCCGGCCCCGGTGAGGCGCTCCCCGAGAATGCGGGCCCCGGTGGCCGGCGGCCAGAGTGGCTCAAGGTCCGCCTCGGCGCCGGGGAGACGTACGCCGGCCTGCGCCGGCTGCTGCGGGACGAGGCGCTCCATACCGTATGCGAGGAGGCCCGCTGCCCGAACCAGGGGGAGTGCTGGACGCTGGGCACCGCCACGTTCATGGTGCTGGGTAGCGTCTGCACCCGGAACTGCGGGTTCTGCGCCATCGAGACCGGACGCCCGCCCGAGACGGACCTCGATGAGCCGCGTCGGGTGGCGGAGGCAGCGCGACGCATGGGCCTGCGACATGCGGTCATCACCATGGTCGCCCGCGACGACCTGCCCGATGGCGGGGCGGGGATCGTGGCCGAGACCGTGCGCCAGACTCGGCTGGCGTCCCCCGGTACCAGCATCGAGGTCCTCATTTCCGACCTCAACGGTCGCGAGGCGGACATCCGGACCGTGGTCGAGGCCCAGCCCGAGATCCTGAACCACAACGTCGAGACGGTCCCGCGCCTGCAACGACCGGTCCGCCGGCGGGCCAAATGGGATCGCAGCGTGGGGGTGCTCACGACCGGCCGCCAGCTGGCGGCCGACATCGGTCATCAGATGACCACCAAGACCGGGCTCATGGTTGGCCTCGGAGAAACGTGGGACGAGGTCACCCAGGCGATGGGCCTTCTGCACGAGGCCCGGATCGACGTGCTGACCATCGGCCAATACCTGCGCCCCAGCCGGTCCCATTTGCCGCTGGTCAAGTACTACACCCCGGCGGAGTTCATGGCGCTGCGCCGGATCGGGTTGGACATGGGATTCGCTCACGTCCAGTCCGGGCCGCTGGTGCGATCCAGCTACCACGCCGCCGAGCAGGTTCCGGGCGGCGACCTGGCGGCCGCCGTCTGA
- a CDS encoding DNA alkylation repair protein → MAIDAAAVAAEIESALRVIGTPERAESEKRYLKSDLAFLGTTVWQIRAAVKEARRGQVLDHDRLVELVTVLWATPVHERRMAAVMLLDVHPKLLNAADLPLIERLIRESRTWAYVDALAGDVAGGILTADPSVEATLDRWAADADFWVRRSSLLAELRPLRAGDDLGPFLRRADAMLDEKEFFIRKAIGWVLREVGKRRPTDVATWLAPRTNRASGVTMREAVRYLAPGDAERLMAAYRDHRPAD, encoded by the coding sequence GTGGCCATCGACGCTGCCGCCGTGGCGGCTGAGATCGAATCTGCGTTGCGCGTGATCGGGACCCCAGAGCGTGCGGAATCCGAGAAGCGCTACCTGAAGAGCGATCTCGCGTTTCTGGGGACCACGGTGTGGCAGATCCGGGCCGCGGTGAAAGAGGCCCGCCGTGGGCAGGTCCTCGACCACGACCGGCTGGTCGAGCTGGTAACGGTGCTGTGGGCGACGCCGGTCCACGAGCGGCGGATGGCCGCGGTCATGCTCCTCGACGTACATCCCAAGCTGCTGAACGCCGCCGACCTGCCCCTGATAGAACGCCTCATCCGTGAGTCCCGCACCTGGGCGTACGTTGACGCGCTGGCGGGCGACGTCGCAGGCGGCATCCTGACCGCGGACCCCAGCGTGGAGGCCACACTTGATCGATGGGCCGCCGATGCCGACTTCTGGGTCCGCCGCTCGTCACTGCTGGCAGAGCTGCGCCCGCTCCGCGCGGGAGATGACCTCGGCCCGTTCCTCCGCCGCGCCGACGCCATGCTGGACGAGAAGGAGTTCTTCATCCGCAAGGCCATCGGCTGGGTCCTGCGCGAAGTGGGCAAGCGCCGTCCGACCGACGTGGCGACCTGGCTGGCGCCTCGGACAAACCGGGCATCAGGCGTGACCATGCGCGAGGCCGTGCGCTACCTCGCGCCGGGCGATGCGGAACGCCTCATGGCTGCCTATCGGGACCACCGCCCGGCCGACTAG
- a CDS encoding diguanylate cyclase: MLLALVYGVFLVLVGVTATALVTVTGTHLSSATVNAAVGRDRALVALFVNGNISQEDVDSDGPTRASAAALEAKLATLIAADEILRIDLRATDGTILASTAAGVRGDKPTVSASMQLALSGQPAVNVLAGDEATDAGSAGFGAEQVVQEYLPLKSDAGEPLAVIAMWRDAAPLMASLEAARRDIVLVTLGAALVLALILFGVFRAAQRRITRQQAELIDAERRDPLTGLLNHGAVVNLLAEAVEAARAGAGRFGVALIDIDNFRLFNDTHGHEAADEVLLRVADLVESEAGADDAVARYGPDEFLLVLPGAASAEVEAAVNRIRSALAEVSVQFGDSEQLPVTISAGVCLYPNHADSVTELLSAVAVAVGEARTGGGDAVCVASISDEQEKIVSGSFDVLQGLIIAVDSKDRYTKRHSEDVARYAVFLAGQLGLDPDLRRTIQLAGLLHDVGKIGIPDHLLRKPSRLTADEVHIFQQHVALGDAIVRDIPNVDLVRAGIRHHHERWDGRGYLEGLEGDAIPVIGRILAVADAFSAMTTTRPYRKALPVEEALKRLGDAAGRQLEEELVVAFIKGMETAPDAPLPADRTPGIWRPALWMS, translated from the coding sequence ATGCTGCTGGCCCTCGTCTACGGCGTCTTCCTGGTGCTCGTCGGCGTCACCGCCACCGCCCTGGTGACCGTCACCGGCACCCACCTGTCGAGTGCGACGGTCAATGCTGCGGTGGGCCGTGATCGGGCGTTGGTCGCGCTGTTCGTCAACGGCAACATCAGCCAGGAAGACGTGGACAGCGATGGACCGACCCGGGCATCGGCTGCCGCGCTCGAGGCCAAGCTGGCGACCCTCATTGCCGCGGACGAGATCCTCCGGATCGACCTGCGCGCGACCGACGGCACCATCCTGGCCAGCACGGCGGCCGGCGTGCGCGGCGACAAGCCAACCGTATCGGCCTCCATGCAATTGGCGCTCAGTGGACAGCCGGCGGTGAACGTCCTCGCTGGCGACGAAGCCACGGACGCCGGTTCTGCCGGGTTCGGCGCCGAGCAGGTGGTCCAGGAGTACCTGCCGCTCAAGTCGGACGCCGGCGAGCCCCTCGCCGTGATCGCGATGTGGCGAGACGCCGCTCCGCTGATGGCCAGCCTCGAGGCCGCGCGCCGAGACATCGTGCTCGTGACCCTGGGCGCGGCGCTGGTCCTCGCGTTGATCCTGTTCGGCGTCTTCCGTGCCGCGCAGAGGCGGATCACCCGCCAACAGGCGGAGCTGATCGACGCCGAGCGGCGTGACCCATTGACTGGTCTGTTGAATCACGGCGCGGTGGTCAACCTCCTGGCCGAGGCAGTGGAGGCGGCCCGGGCAGGCGCCGGCCGGTTCGGCGTGGCGCTGATCGACATCGACAACTTCCGGCTCTTCAACGACACCCACGGCCACGAGGCGGCCGACGAGGTCCTGCTGCGAGTGGCTGACCTCGTCGAATCCGAGGCGGGAGCAGACGATGCGGTCGCCCGCTATGGCCCGGACGAGTTCCTCCTCGTCCTGCCCGGCGCCGCCAGCGCCGAGGTCGAGGCCGCCGTGAACCGAATCCGATCGGCGCTGGCGGAGGTCAGCGTGCAGTTCGGTGACTCGGAGCAGCTTCCGGTCACCATCAGCGCCGGGGTATGCCTGTACCCGAACCATGCCGATTCGGTGACGGAGCTCCTGTCCGCGGTGGCGGTGGCCGTCGGGGAAGCCCGGACCGGTGGTGGCGATGCGGTCTGCGTTGCGTCGATCAGCGACGAGCAGGAGAAGATCGTGTCGGGCAGTTTCGACGTGCTGCAGGGCCTGATCATCGCGGTCGACTCCAAGGACCGATACACCAAGCGTCACTCCGAGGACGTGGCCCGATATGCCGTCTTCCTCGCCGGCCAGCTGGGCCTCGATCCTGACCTGCGGCGCACGATCCAGCTCGCGGGTCTGCTTCACGACGTCGGCAAGATTGGCATTCCCGATCACCTTCTCCGCAAGCCCAGCCGGCTGACCGCGGACGAGGTGCACATCTTCCAGCAGCACGTCGCCCTGGGCGACGCCATCGTCCGGGACATTCCGAACGTCGACCTGGTTCGTGCCGGGATCCGGCACCACCACGAGCGCTGGGATGGCCGTGGCTATCTCGAGGGCCTGGAGGGCGATGCGATCCCGGTTATCGGGCGCATCCTGGCCGTGGCCGATGCGTTCTCGGCCATGACCACCACCCGCCCGTATCGCAAGGCGCTGCCGGTCGAGGAGGCGCTGAAGCGTCTGGGCGATGCCGCGGGCCGGCAGCTCGAAGAGGAGCTCGTGGTCGCCTTCATCAAGGGGATGGAGACGGCGCCGGACGCGCCGTTGCCGGCCGACCGAACGCCCGGTATCTGGCGTCCCGCCCTGTGGATGTCGTGA